A stretch of Halomonas elongata DSM 2581 DNA encodes these proteins:
- a CDS encoding bifunctional nicotinamide-nucleotide adenylyltransferase/Nudix hydroxylase, with protein sequence MTATPDAEPHEYDFDCLVFIGRFQPTHLGHLAVIHQALKRARQVIVLIGSAWQARSLRNPWRFDERRRMLRSAFDDEDNERLEIVPLLDALYNNDVWVRDVQRKVRDIASPSHARLPRIGLIGASRGQSSYYLSLFPQWESVSVPMVEGISASQIRERLFRSPIAAADYASAGASHELPPGVIDGIKQFLETEAYQQLVEEQGLLDQYRRAWAQAPYPPIFVTVSAVVVQSGHILLVKRTAAPGKGLLALPGGFINPQERLLDACLRELRERVRLKVPEPVLKGSLRGQRLFDEPHRSWRGRTLAEAFYFALRPDQQLPRLKPVKGGDHARWVPLADLEPDTLFEDHFFIIQNFLGLPADFSSP encoded by the coding sequence ATGACCGCGACGCCAGACGCCGAACCCCACGAATACGATTTCGACTGTCTGGTCTTCATCGGCCGTTTCCAGCCCACGCATCTCGGCCATCTGGCGGTCATCCACCAGGCCCTCAAGCGTGCCCGCCAGGTCATCGTGCTGATCGGCTCCGCCTGGCAGGCCCGCTCGCTGCGCAACCCCTGGCGCTTCGACGAACGCCGCCGCATGCTGCGCAGCGCCTTCGACGACGAGGACAACGAACGCCTCGAGATCGTGCCGCTGCTTGACGCCCTCTACAACAACGATGTCTGGGTTCGTGATGTGCAGCGCAAGGTGCGCGACATCGCCTCTCCCAGCCATGCCCGACTGCCGCGCATCGGCCTGATCGGCGCCAGTCGCGGCCAATCGAGCTACTATCTTTCGCTCTTCCCCCAATGGGAGTCGGTCAGCGTGCCGATGGTCGAGGGCATCTCGGCCAGCCAGATCCGCGAGCGGCTGTTCCGCTCACCGATCGCCGCCGCCGATTACGCCAGCGCCGGCGCCTCCCATGAGCTCCCGCCCGGCGTGATCGACGGCATCAAGCAATTCCTCGAGACCGAGGCCTATCAACAGCTGGTCGAGGAGCAGGGCCTGCTGGATCAATACCGGCGTGCCTGGGCACAGGCGCCCTACCCGCCGATCTTCGTCACCGTCAGCGCGGTGGTAGTGCAATCCGGCCACATCCTGCTGGTCAAGCGCACCGCGGCACCGGGCAAGGGGCTCCTTGCCCTGCCCGGAGGCTTCATCAATCCGCAGGAACGCCTGCTGGATGCCTGCCTGCGTGAACTTCGCGAACGGGTACGCCTCAAGGTGCCGGAACCCGTGCTCAAGGGCTCGTTGCGCGGCCAGCGGCTTTTCGACGAGCCGCACCGAAGCTGGCGTGGCCGAACCCTGGCCGAGGCCTTCTACTTCGCCCTGCGTCCGGACCAGCAGCTACCCCGCCTGAAGCCGGTCAAGGGTGGCGACCATGCGCGCTGGGTCCCGCTGGCCGACCTCGAGCCGGATACCCTGTTCGAAGACCACTTCTTTATCATCCAGAACTTTCTGGGCCTGCCCGCCGACTTCAGCAGTCCCTGA
- a CDS encoding YihY/virulence factor BrkB family protein: MIKQSVMTVWTLVRDFVLFWWTVVRDAVKLWLERNAFSYAGSLAFYTLFSLAPTVIIAVTVIGLVLGEDAAQGQIVAQLEGTMGASAAELVQNAVAQSRIQESGLMPTLLGLGALVVGATTVFGQMQFSLNTLWGVTARPSSNSLWIFIKNRTLSLTVVLSIGFILLVSLALGVMVKAMLKAADGLLPFVGFLTNGAEFLVSLALVSALFATIFKVLPDVVLRWRDVLVGAVVTALLFAVGRTAISVYLAYTATASAYGAAGSVVVVLLWVYYSSLILLFGAAFTKCHLVAKGQEVIPRNSAVLVKRELLDEAREERGKRLKMPSWPGRRRKASEASATDDAQRPAQDEASPESTARNSD, from the coding sequence GTGATCAAGCAAAGCGTGATGACTGTCTGGACCCTGGTTCGCGATTTCGTCCTGTTCTGGTGGACGGTGGTACGTGATGCGGTAAAGCTCTGGCTGGAGCGCAATGCCTTCAGCTATGCCGGCTCGCTGGCGTTCTATACGCTGTTCTCGCTGGCGCCGACGGTCATCATCGCGGTGACCGTGATCGGCCTGGTGCTGGGCGAGGACGCGGCCCAGGGGCAGATCGTCGCCCAGCTCGAGGGCACCATGGGAGCGAGCGCCGCCGAGCTGGTGCAGAACGCCGTGGCCCAGTCGCGCATCCAGGAATCCGGACTGATGCCGACCCTGCTCGGCCTGGGCGCCCTGGTGGTCGGTGCGACCACGGTGTTCGGCCAGATGCAGTTCTCGTTGAATACGCTATGGGGCGTCACTGCGCGCCCGAGCAGCAACAGCCTGTGGATCTTCATCAAGAACCGGACCCTGTCGCTGACCGTGGTGCTGTCGATCGGCTTCATACTGCTGGTGTCGCTGGCGCTCGGGGTGATGGTCAAGGCGATGCTCAAGGCCGCCGATGGGCTGCTGCCGTTCGTCGGTTTCCTGACCAATGGCGCGGAATTCCTGGTGTCGCTGGCCCTGGTCTCGGCGCTGTTCGCGACCATCTTCAAGGTCCTGCCTGATGTGGTGCTGCGCTGGCGCGATGTACTGGTGGGCGCGGTCGTCACCGCCTTGCTGTTCGCCGTGGGGCGTACAGCTATCTCCGTCTATCTGGCCTACACGGCCACGGCTTCCGCATATGGCGCTGCCGGCTCGGTGGTGGTGGTGTTGCTGTGGGTCTATTACTCCTCGCTGATCCTGTTGTTCGGCGCGGCCTTCACCAAGTGTCATCTGGTGGCCAAGGGGCAGGAGGTGATACCGCGCAACAGTGCCGTGCTGGTCAAGCGCGAACTGCTCGATGAAGCGCGTGAAGAGCGGGGCAAGCGCCTGAAGATGCCTTCCTGGCCAGGCAGGCGCAGGAAAGCGAGCGAAGCGTCTGCAACCGATGACGCTCAGCGCCCGGCTCAGGACGAAGCCTCGCCCGAGTCGACGGCCCGGAATTCAGACTGA
- a CDS encoding Glu/Leu/Phe/Val family dehydrogenase → MTVFSHPDFDHHQRIVFGADAASGLRAIIAIHNTRRGPALGGLRIYPYASDDEALTDVLRLSRGMTYKSALADLPLGGGKAVIIADPRRDKTPELLRAMGRLVDSLNGDYITAEDSGSSEADMRVIAETTEHVGGLGHDGVSGDPSPFTAKGVFCAMRSAVRHGLGRDDFDGLRVGIQGVGHVGAQLARQLHEAGARLILTDVDRDALGQLAASLEADITTPEAIAEADVDVFAPCAMGAALSASVVERLKARVVCGAANNQLASPDIADLLKARGILYTPDYVANAGGVIEIAWQRRHDYRRDAVMAHIAGIETTLDEIFERARREDSDPNSVADALARERFRG, encoded by the coding sequence ATGACGGTCTTCTCTCACCCCGACTTCGACCATCACCAGCGTATCGTCTTCGGCGCCGATGCCGCGAGCGGTCTGCGTGCCATCATCGCCATCCACAATACCCGGCGAGGCCCTGCACTGGGCGGCCTGCGCATCTACCCCTACGCCAGCGACGATGAGGCACTGACCGATGTGCTGCGCCTGTCACGCGGCATGACCTACAAGTCGGCACTGGCCGATCTGCCCCTGGGCGGTGGCAAGGCCGTGATCATCGCCGACCCGCGTCGCGACAAGACCCCGGAACTGCTGCGCGCCATGGGCCGCCTGGTCGATTCGCTGAACGGCGACTACATCACCGCCGAGGATTCCGGTTCGAGCGAGGCCGATATGCGGGTGATTGCGGAAACCACCGAGCATGTCGGCGGCCTCGGCCACGATGGCGTTTCCGGCGACCCTTCGCCCTTCACCGCCAAGGGCGTCTTCTGCGCCATGCGCAGCGCCGTGCGCCACGGCCTGGGTCGCGATGATTTCGATGGACTACGCGTGGGCATTCAGGGCGTCGGCCATGTCGGCGCCCAACTGGCGCGACAGCTCCACGAGGCCGGGGCTCGCCTGATCCTCACCGACGTCGACCGTGATGCCCTGGGCCAGCTCGCTGCGTCCCTAGAGGCGGACATCACCACGCCCGAGGCCATCGCCGAAGCGGATGTCGACGTCTTCGCGCCCTGCGCCATGGGCGCCGCCCTTTCAGCTTCCGTGGTCGAGCGGCTCAAGGCCCGGGTGGTGTGCGGTGCGGCCAACAATCAGTTGGCCAGTCCGGACATCGCCGACCTGTTGAAGGCTCGCGGCATTCTCTACACCCCGGATTATGTCGCCAATGCCGGCGGCGTGATCGAGATCGCCTGGCAGCGACGCCACGATTATCGACGGGACGCCGTCATGGCGCATATTGCCGGTATCGAGACCACCCTGGACGAAATCTTCGAGCGCGCCCGCCGGGAAGACAGCGACCCCAACAGCGTGGCCGATGCCCTGGCCCGGGAACGCTTCCGCGGCTGA
- a CDS encoding acylphosphatase: MERRCVKALVTGKVQGVWYRRATQEKALQLGVTGHARNLPDGRVEVLMCGRAEAVRELGEWLWTGPPDARVTHVELEGVEAHEPDTFTTG; encoded by the coding sequence ATGGAAAGGCGCTGCGTGAAGGCCCTGGTGACCGGCAAGGTCCAGGGTGTCTGGTACCGACGCGCGACCCAGGAGAAGGCGCTGCAGCTCGGCGTGACCGGTCATGCGCGCAATCTGCCCGATGGGCGTGTCGAGGTGCTGATGTGTGGTCGTGCCGAGGCAGTGCGCGAGCTTGGCGAATGGCTCTGGACGGGGCCACCCGATGCCCGGGTGACCCATGTCGAACTGGAAGGGGTGGAAGCGCATGAGCCGGATACCTTCACGACCGGCTGA
- a CDS encoding nucleoside hydrolase, translating into MTHPIIFDTDPGVDDAQAIAIALAHPEIELLGMTTTYGNVDVSTATHNALLLAQLADKSIPVAQGAAAPLVKPRHPAPAHIHGANGLGDIELPSLQGQAESRSAAQFIVDTVNARPGEVSLVAVGPLGNLAAALQLDPMLVDKVKQVVVMGGSIREGGNVTPVAEANIFNDPHAAARVLTAGWPLVMVGLDVTHRCVLSPSHMARIEAGQGKLGKVLAGSYAFYRDFYQEMLGIDGCCPHDSCALAWLVRPELFTTHRGHLNVATEGEAEGQTIFAPENRGYIEPRWSQTPLADVCLGVDGAAVVEWITETLA; encoded by the coding sequence ATGACACATCCGATCATCTTCGATACCGATCCGGGCGTGGACGACGCCCAGGCGATCGCCATCGCCCTGGCGCATCCGGAGATCGAACTGCTGGGCATGACCACGACCTATGGCAACGTGGATGTCAGCACCGCGACCCACAACGCCCTGCTGCTGGCTCAACTGGCCGACAAGTCGATTCCGGTGGCCCAGGGGGCGGCAGCACCGCTGGTCAAGCCCCGCCACCCGGCGCCGGCCCACATCCACGGTGCCAATGGCCTCGGCGACATCGAGCTGCCGAGCCTGCAGGGGCAGGCCGAATCGCGCAGTGCCGCCCAGTTCATCGTCGACACCGTCAACGCGCGCCCTGGCGAAGTCTCGCTGGTCGCCGTCGGCCCGCTCGGCAATCTGGCCGCTGCCCTGCAGCTCGACCCCATGCTGGTCGACAAGGTCAAGCAGGTGGTGGTGATGGGCGGCTCGATCAGGGAAGGCGGTAATGTCACGCCCGTGGCCGAAGCCAATATCTTCAACGACCCTCATGCCGCCGCCCGGGTGCTGACCGCCGGCTGGCCGCTGGTCATGGTGGGCCTCGACGTGACCCACCGCTGCGTGCTCTCGCCTTCTCACATGGCACGCATCGAGGCCGGCCAAGGCAAGCTCGGCAAGGTGCTGGCCGGCAGCTATGCCTTCTATCGCGACTTCTACCAGGAGATGCTGGGCATCGACGGCTGCTGCCCTCACGACAGCTGTGCCCTGGCCTGGCTGGTACGACCGGAGCTGTTCACCACCCATCGCGGCCATCTCAACGTGGCCACCGAAGGCGAGGCCGAGGGCCAGACCATCTTCGCGCCGGAAAATCGCGGCTACATCGAACCGCGCTGGTCGCAGACCCCGCTGGCCGATGTCTGTCTCGGTGTCGACGGCGCCGCCGTCGTCGAGTGGATCACCGAAACCCTCGCCTGA
- a CDS encoding ribokinase: MLHNFGSINLDHFYRVPHLVRPGETLAGHDYRVGLGGKGANQSLAMARAGGKVRHWGRLGRHDAWAKELLEQAGVDTDSIALVDEPGGHAIIQVDDHGENAILLFPGANHGFSEAGLSELIEAADPGDWLLAQNECNALAKALELAHARGLNIAFNPAPMTEDVAALPLELCRLLFVNRGEAEELTGLPEGAAASELLDALTERLPDTETVLTLGGEGAWYQHGETRLFQPPLPVTPRDTTAAGDTFIGYYLAARQAELPVETCLARAATAAAIGVQRLGATESIPELADVEALLEQDT, translated from the coding sequence ATGCTGCATAATTTCGGCTCGATCAACCTCGACCACTTCTATCGTGTCCCTCATCTGGTTCGTCCGGGGGAAACCCTTGCCGGGCACGACTACCGCGTCGGCCTCGGCGGCAAGGGAGCCAACCAGTCGCTGGCCATGGCCCGCGCCGGAGGGAAGGTGCGGCACTGGGGGCGCCTCGGCCGACATGATGCCTGGGCCAAGGAACTGCTGGAGCAGGCGGGAGTGGACACCGACAGCATTGCGCTCGTCGACGAACCCGGCGGCCATGCCATCATCCAGGTCGACGACCATGGCGAGAACGCCATTCTGCTCTTCCCCGGCGCCAACCATGGCTTCAGCGAAGCGGGGCTGAGCGAGCTGATCGAAGCCGCCGATCCGGGCGACTGGCTGCTCGCCCAGAACGAATGCAATGCGCTGGCCAAGGCACTGGAACTCGCCCACGCCAGAGGCTTGAACATCGCCTTCAACCCGGCTCCGATGACCGAGGATGTGGCCGCCCTGCCGCTGGAACTGTGTCGGCTGCTGTTCGTCAATCGCGGCGAAGCCGAGGAACTTACCGGACTGCCGGAAGGGGCTGCGGCGAGCGAGCTGCTCGACGCCCTGACCGAGCGTCTGCCGGACACGGAAACGGTGCTGACCCTGGGCGGTGAAGGCGCCTGGTATCAGCATGGCGAGACGCGACTCTTCCAGCCGCCCCTGCCGGTCACGCCGCGCGACACCACGGCCGCCGGCGATACCTTCATCGGTTATTATCTCGCCGCCCGGCAGGCCGAGTTGCCGGTCGAAACCTGCCTCGCGCGCGCCGCCACTGCTGCCGCCATCGGCGTCCAGCGCCTCGGCGCCACCGAGAGCATCCCTGAGCTTGCCGATGTCGAAGCCCTGCTTGAACAGGACACTTAG
- a CDS encoding D-2-hydroxyacid dehydrogenase produces MHAVILDAASLGPDVDLSPIENRVSRLTRHDFTSADEAAERLAEADVAIVNKVKLDAETLKALPRLRLICVLATGTNNIDMSAAERLGIPVRNVTAYGTASVAQHSLMMILALAAQLPRYQDDVVRGRWNTSPFFCLLEHRTLQLEGKHLVIVGQGELGNRVAKLAEGLGMQVSFAARPGAEDDHRPGLADLVPSADVVSLHCPLTEATRHLIDATMLDRFKSSALLINCARGGIIDEDAALAALREGRLGGLGVDVLPEEPPRDGHPLLDALAEPLNLIVTPHNAWITPEARQRIVELTAQNLVDPA; encoded by the coding sequence ATGCACGCAGTCATTCTCGATGCCGCCAGTCTCGGACCGGACGTCGACCTCTCGCCTATCGAGAACCGGGTCAGCCGCCTGACGCGCCACGACTTCACATCCGCCGACGAGGCCGCCGAACGGCTCGCCGAGGCCGATGTCGCCATCGTCAACAAGGTGAAGCTCGACGCCGAGACCCTAAAGGCCCTGCCCCGGCTGCGCCTGATCTGCGTGCTGGCCACTGGCACCAACAACATCGACATGAGTGCCGCCGAGCGCCTGGGTATCCCGGTACGCAACGTCACCGCCTATGGCACGGCCAGCGTGGCCCAGCACAGCCTGATGATGATCCTCGCCCTCGCCGCTCAGTTGCCACGCTATCAGGACGATGTCGTCCGCGGGCGCTGGAACACGAGCCCCTTCTTCTGCCTGCTGGAGCACCGAACCCTGCAACTCGAAGGCAAGCATCTGGTGATCGTCGGCCAGGGAGAACTCGGCAACCGGGTGGCCAAGCTGGCCGAGGGGCTGGGCATGCAGGTGAGCTTCGCCGCACGACCGGGTGCCGAGGACGATCACCGCCCAGGCCTTGCCGACCTGGTGCCATCGGCCGATGTGGTCAGCCTTCACTGCCCGCTTACCGAGGCCACCCGTCACTTGATCGACGCGACCATGCTCGACCGCTTCAAGTCCTCCGCACTGCTGATCAACTGTGCCCGCGGCGGTATCATCGATGAGGACGCCGCCCTGGCCGCGCTCCGCGAAGGCCGCTTGGGAGGCCTTGGAGTCGATGTGCTGCCCGAGGAGCCGCCCCGGGACGGCCATCCCCTGCTGGACGCCCTCGCCGAACCGCTGAATTTGATCGTGACACCCCACAACGCCTGGATCACCCCCGAGGCCCGTCAGCGCATCGTAGAACTGACAGCGCAGAATCTTGTGGATCCGGCCTGA
- a CDS encoding FmdB family zinc ribbon protein, whose amino-acid sequence MPIYEYECKACGHRLEKLQKLSAAPLTDCPACERAELGRLVSAAGFRLAGGGWYETDFKTGSKKNLAGGNESGKTAETSSKDGTAA is encoded by the coding sequence ATGCCCATCTACGAATATGAGTGCAAGGCCTGCGGCCATCGTCTGGAAAAGTTGCAGAAGCTCAGTGCCGCTCCGCTGACCGACTGTCCGGCCTGCGAGCGGGCCGAACTGGGTCGGCTGGTATCCGCCGCAGGCTTCCGTCTGGCCGGCGGTGGCTGGTACGAGACCGATTTCAAGACCGGCAGCAAGAAGAATCTGGCCGGTGGCAACGAGAGCGGCAAGACCGCCGAGACATCGAGCAAGGACGGTACGGCGGCCTGA
- the aspS gene encoding aspartate--tRNA ligase: MRSHYCGQLNETMVDQTVTLCGWVHRRRDHGGVIFLDMRDRDGIAQVVVDPDTAEAFANADRARNEYVLRIVGRIRLRPEGTQNPNMPTGMIEVLAKDVEVLNTAATPPFQLDEHGKVGEEIRLKHRYIDLRRPEMIDKLRLRSRISHTVRAYLENQGFLDIETPILTRATPEGARDYLVPSRTHAGSFFALPQSPQLFKQLLMVSGFDRYYQIAKCFRDEDLRADRQPEFTQIDIEASFVEEDDIMAITEGMIRQLFQEVLDVELPEFPRMPYAEAMQRFGSDKPDLRIPLELVDVDDLMKDVDFKVFSGPANADDGRVAALKVKGGASLSRKEIDDYTNFVGIYGARGLAWIKVNDRASGIEGLQSPIVKFMDGVIEPLLDRVGAEDGDIIFFGADKARIVNEALGALRVRLGEDLDLYTAEWSPLWVVDFPMFEEDDNGRLQALHHPFTAPSCDVETLKQRPAEALSRAYDMVLNGTELGGGSIRIHDQTMQQAVLASLGIGEEEAREKFGFLLDALQYGAPPHGGLAFGLDRLVMLMGGARTIREVIAFPKTQSAACLMTDAPGEVSGQQLKELNIRLRQKAKTENAGD, translated from the coding sequence ATGCGCAGCCATTATTGCGGCCAGTTGAACGAGACCATGGTGGACCAGACGGTCACCCTGTGCGGTTGGGTGCATCGCCGCCGTGACCACGGTGGAGTGATCTTCCTCGACATGCGCGACCGTGACGGTATCGCCCAGGTCGTGGTCGATCCCGATACCGCCGAGGCCTTTGCCAACGCCGACCGTGCTCGCAACGAATATGTGCTGCGCATCGTCGGTCGAATCCGCCTGCGCCCGGAAGGTACCCAGAACCCCAACATGCCGACGGGCATGATCGAGGTGCTGGCCAAGGACGTCGAGGTGCTCAACACGGCGGCGACGCCTCCCTTCCAGCTCGACGAGCACGGCAAGGTCGGCGAGGAGATTCGCCTCAAGCACCGCTACATCGACCTGCGCCGCCCCGAGATGATCGACAAGCTGCGCCTGCGCTCGCGGATCTCGCACACCGTGCGGGCCTATCTCGAGAACCAGGGATTCCTGGATATCGAGACGCCGATCCTGACCCGGGCGACCCCGGAAGGCGCGCGGGACTACCTGGTGCCCAGCCGCACCCATGCGGGCAGCTTCTTCGCGCTGCCGCAATCGCCGCAGCTTTTCAAGCAGCTGCTGATGGTGTCCGGCTTCGACCGCTACTACCAGATCGCCAAGTGCTTCCGGGACGAGGACCTGCGCGCCGATCGTCAGCCGGAATTCACCCAGATCGACATCGAGGCTTCCTTCGTCGAGGAAGACGACATCATGGCCATCACCGAAGGGATGATTCGCCAGTTGTTCCAGGAAGTGCTGGATGTCGAATTGCCCGAGTTCCCGCGCATGCCCTATGCGGAGGCCATGCAGCGCTTCGGTTCCGACAAGCCGGACCTGCGCATCCCGCTGGAACTTGTCGATGTCGATGACCTGATGAAGGATGTCGACTTCAAGGTGTTCTCCGGCCCGGCCAACGCCGATGACGGTCGCGTCGCGGCGCTCAAGGTCAAGGGTGGCGCTTCGCTGTCGCGCAAGGAGATCGACGACTACACCAACTTCGTCGGCATCTATGGGGCTCGCGGCCTGGCCTGGATCAAGGTCAACGATCGGGCCAGCGGCATCGAAGGGCTGCAGTCGCCCATCGTCAAGTTCATGGACGGCGTGATCGAGCCGCTGCTGGATCGGGTCGGTGCCGAGGACGGCGACATCATCTTCTTCGGCGCCGACAAGGCACGCATCGTCAACGAGGCGCTGGGCGCGCTGCGCGTGCGTCTGGGCGAGGATCTCGACCTCTACACCGCCGAGTGGTCGCCGCTCTGGGTGGTCGATTTCCCGATGTTCGAAGAAGACGACAACGGCCGCCTGCAGGCACTGCACCATCCGTTCACCGCGCCGTCCTGCGATGTCGAGACGCTCAAGCAGCGGCCCGCCGAGGCGCTGTCCCGCGCCTATGACATGGTGCTCAACGGCACCGAGCTCGGCGGCGGTTCGATCCGTATCCACGATCAGACGATGCAGCAGGCCGTGTTGGCATCCCTGGGTATCGGCGAAGAAGAGGCCCGGGAGAAGTTCGGCTTCCTGCTCGACGCCCTGCAGTACGGCGCACCGCCCCATGGCGGCCTGGCATTCGGCCTGGACCGCCTGGTCATGCTGATGGGCGGGGCGCGCACGATTCGTGAAGTGATCGCCTTCCCGAAGACCCAGAGCGCCGCCTGCCTGATGACCGACGCACCGGGCGAGGTCAGCGGCCAGCAGCTCAAGGAGCTGAACATTCGCCTGCGGCAGAAGGCCAAGACGGAGAATGCCGGCGACTGA
- a CDS encoding YebC/PmpR family DNA-binding transcriptional regulator yields the protein MAGHSKWANIKHRKAAQDAKRGKIFTKLIRELTVAARHGGGEPNDNPRLRAAIDKALANNMTKDTIQRAVDRGAGNSEGDDMEEVVYEGYGPEGVAVMVEAMTDNRNRTVSEVRHAFNKQGGNLGTTGSVAFMFHRQGRLTLPEGATEEAAMEATLEAEPEEIETLEDGRLEVVTSPDSFGAVKDALVEAGLEPTASDVGLYPDNYARIEDVELGQRIIKLVDRLEDLDDVQNVYTNADFADAIMDELQD from the coding sequence ATGGCAGGTCACAGCAAGTGGGCCAACATCAAGCATCGCAAGGCCGCCCAGGATGCCAAGCGGGGCAAGATCTTCACCAAGTTGATCCGTGAGCTGACCGTGGCCGCGCGTCATGGCGGTGGAGAGCCGAACGACAACCCCCGTCTGCGTGCCGCCATCGACAAGGCCCTGGCCAACAACATGACCAAGGACACCATCCAGCGCGCGGTGGATCGGGGGGCCGGCAACAGCGAAGGCGACGACATGGAAGAAGTCGTCTACGAGGGCTATGGTCCCGAGGGCGTCGCCGTGATGGTCGAGGCGATGACCGATAACCGTAACCGGACCGTCTCCGAGGTGCGACATGCCTTCAACAAGCAGGGTGGCAATCTCGGCACTACTGGTTCGGTGGCCTTCATGTTCCATCGGCAGGGCCGTCTGACGTTGCCTGAGGGCGCAACCGAGGAGGCCGCCATGGAGGCGACACTGGAGGCCGAGCCCGAGGAAATCGAAACCCTCGAGGACGGTCGCCTGGAGGTGGTGACCTCGCCGGACAGCTTCGGTGCGGTCAAGGATGCCCTGGTCGAGGCGGGACTCGAGCCGACGGCCAGTGATGTCGGCCTGTATCCGGATAACTACGCCAGAATCGAGGATGTCGAGCTGGGCCAGCGCATCATCAAGCTGGTGGATCGGCTCGAGGACCTGGATGATGTGCAGAATGTTTACACCAATGCCGACTTTGCCGATGCCATCATGGATGAGTTGCAGGATTGA
- the ruvC gene encoding crossover junction endodeoxyribonuclease RuvC, with amino-acid sequence MLILGIDPGSRITGYGVLDVTTPTPRYVASGCIRTRGDDLAQRLAQVYAGISELIGMHGPGEFAIEQVFMAKNADSALKLGQARGTAIVCAANHGLPVSEYGPRQIKQAVTGGGGADKRQVQHMVTAVLGLDGSPQADAADALAIALTHAHARLGLINRGSYGGGRRRGKGTSWRDFRPS; translated from the coding sequence ATGCTGATCCTGGGGATCGATCCGGGATCGCGGATCACCGGTTACGGCGTGCTGGATGTCACCACCCCCACGCCGCGTTACGTGGCCAGTGGTTGCATTCGCACCCGGGGCGATGACCTGGCACAGCGCCTGGCGCAGGTCTATGCCGGTATCAGCGAGTTGATCGGCATGCATGGTCCCGGCGAGTTCGCCATTGAGCAGGTGTTCATGGCCAAGAACGCCGATTCCGCCCTCAAGCTCGGCCAGGCCAGGGGCACCGCCATCGTCTGTGCGGCCAATCATGGCCTGCCGGTCAGCGAGTACGGGCCGCGCCAGATCAAGCAGGCCGTGACCGGCGGCGGCGGGGCGGACAAGCGCCAGGTTCAGCATATGGTGACGGCTGTCCTGGGACTGGACGGCTCGCCCCAGGCCGATGCGGCGGATGCCCTGGCGATTGCCTTGACCCATGCCCACGCGCGCCTGGGGCTGATCAATCGAGGCAGTTACGGCGGTGGCCGCCGCCGGGGAAAGGGGACGTCATGGCGGGATTTTCGTCCCTCCTGA
- the ruvA gene encoding Holliday junction branch migration protein RuvA has translation MIGRLRGTLLEKQPPWLVVDVAGVGYELEASMTTLVALPGCGEDVSLYTHLSVRDDAHLLYGFAREQERSLFRALIKVNGIGPKLALAILSGMDEDAFIRCVMDDDIKALTRLPGVGKKTAERLVIEMRDRFPHWQDSTQVSAGDAGMGATTPSPKDPLADAEAALVSLGYKPSEATRMLSGLEDEGSTEAMIKAALARRMAG, from the coding sequence ATGATCGGACGCCTGAGAGGCACACTGCTGGAAAAACAGCCGCCCTGGCTGGTGGTGGACGTGGCCGGAGTCGGCTACGAACTCGAAGCCTCGATGACCACACTGGTGGCACTACCCGGCTGCGGGGAAGACGTGTCGCTGTACACCCATCTCAGCGTTCGTGACGATGCCCATCTATTGTACGGTTTCGCCCGTGAGCAGGAACGTTCCCTGTTCCGCGCCCTGATCAAGGTCAACGGCATCGGGCCCAAGCTGGCCCTGGCGATTCTGTCCGGCATGGATGAGGACGCTTTCATCCGCTGCGTGATGGATGACGATATCAAGGCCCTGACCCGCTTGCCGGGCGTCGGCAAGAAGACCGCCGAGCGGCTGGTCATCGAAATGCGGGATCGTTTCCCGCATTGGCAGGACAGTACGCAAGTGTCCGCCGGCGATGCCGGGATGGGAGCCACGACGCCGTCCCCCAAGGATCCGCTGGCCGATGCCGAGGCCGCGCTGGTCAGCCTTGGCTACAAGCCGTCGGAGGCCACGCGCATGCTGTCCGGCCTCGAGGATGAGGGCAGCACGGAGGCCATGATCAAGGCGGCGCTCGCGCGTCGCATGGCGGGCTGA